The genomic segment CCGCCTTTGCAGTAGCTGTAGCCACAGGCCGCCAGGCCGTCGCTGACGAAACTCGCCAACTGGAGGAAGTATTCGTCATGGATCCGCGGATCGAAGCGGTTGTCGAGCACCAGGGCGTTGTCTTGGTCGGTGACGATCAGCTGTTCGTCGCGCGCCATCGATCCCAGCACCATGTAGCAATAGGGCACTGGGGGCGGACCCAGCCGCTGCTCGGCCAGTTCCAGCAGACGTTGGGTCAGGCTGCGTCCGATCCCCGACATGGCGCTGCCAATCATGTGCGCGGAGGCCTCTTCGTTGACCATGCGCAGGAAGGTGGCGCGCAGGTCCGGCAGCAAGGACTGCAGCTCGGCCACCGATTGCTTGTTGAAGATGCTGTTGACCAGGTACAGGCTGCTCTGCGACTCGTATTTGATGATGTCCGACAGGTTGATTACGCCCACTGGGCGCTGACGATGCATCACCGGCAAGTGATGGATGTTATGGCGCAGCATGCACAGCATCGCCTCGAACACCGAATCGTCAGCGCGGATGGTGATCGGGTTGGGTGACATCACCTGATCGACCGGAGTATCCAACGGCAGGCCTTCGGCCAATACCCGGGTGCGCAGGTCGCGATCGGTGGTGATGCCGGCCATGATCTGGCCCTTGGGCGCCTCGGCGGAGGACGTGGGAGGGCCGAAGATCACCAGCGAGGAGACGCCATGTTCGGTCATCGCCTGCGCCGCCTCCCGCACGCTGGTGCCTAGCGGTACGCTGACCGTGCGCCGGGTGACCAGCTTGCGCACCTTGATCTTCATCAGCTCACTGGCCTTGCCCTGGGATTCTTCTACCTTCAGGCGCGACTGGCCTTCGGCCTCGACGAAGTCGGCAAAGGCATCATTGGCCTCGCACAGCTGCTCGAACAGCTGGCCTGGAATGAAGTAGATCAGGCTGTCTTCGATCGCCCGTGCCGGCAGGCGCACCCTATGGCCACGCAGCAGGCCGAACTGGCCAAACACCTCGCCTTCGGACAGGCGGTTATACAGTTCGCCATTACGCCGGTAGATCTCCACCGCGCCGCTGCGGATGTAGTGCAGTTCCTCGATCGGTTCGCCATAGCGGAGAATGTCGCTGCCGGCCTTGAAATAGCCGACCTCGACCTGCCGGGCAATTTCGTCGAGGGAGTCGTCCGGCAGACCGTCGAAAGGGGCGAAGCGACTCAGGTGGTCGCGTATTTCGATCAACTCGACCTGCATTCGGATCTCCTGGCGGAACCTGTCGAGTGCATTGAACCATAGGCGCGGCTCCCAGCGGCGGGGCGCGGCGGCGCGAGTCGTTGGCAGGCAGCCGCGTGTCGCTCGTTGGCGTCGCACGGGTTCGCTTGGATCAGTGGTGCGAGAATGAGGCCGATATGGGCAGCCCTATGAAACGGGAATCGGCGGCGATGTGAGCCGCGCTGTGCTAACGCTCATTCGCGAGCTTGCAGCCTCACGCCATTCGCTCGCCGGCGTAACAGGTCGGCGAACTGGGTTCGCCGCGCCGCTCCAGTTCATCTTCCAGCCATTCGGCCACCACTTGCGCGTTGTTCTGCTGCTCGTCGCGGGCGGCATAGATCAACGTCAGCGGGCCTGTCGCCGCGATTTCCAGCAGCGGCCACCAGTGTTCCGGGTGGCCGGCCAGCTCCCGCCGATACTCGTCCCGGAAGGTCTCGAAAGACTTTTCGCCGGCCTTGAAGGCGCGCCGCAGTGCGGTCGAGGGAGCCAGATCCTTGCGCCAG from the Stutzerimonas stutzeri genome contains:
- a CDS encoding DUF488 domain-containing protein is translated as MIRCKRAYQPPEPADGHRVLVDRLWPRNLRKDALALDDWRKDLAPSTALRRAFKAGEKSFETFRDEYRRELAGHPEHWWPLLEIAATGPLTLIYAARDEQQNNAQVVAEWLEDELERRGEPSSPTCYAGERMA
- a CDS encoding DUF294 nucleotidyltransferase-like domain-containing protein; translated protein: MQVELIEIRDHLSRFAPFDGLPDDSLDEIARQVEVGYFKAGSDILRYGEPIEELHYIRSGAVEIYRRNGELYNRLSEGEVFGQFGLLRGHRVRLPARAIEDSLIYFIPGQLFEQLCEANDAFADFVEAEGQSRLKVEESQGKASELMKIKVRKLVTRRTVSVPLGTSVREAAQAMTEHGVSSLVIFGPPTSSAEAPKGQIMAGITTDRDLRTRVLAEGLPLDTPVDQVMSPNPITIRADDSVFEAMLCMLRHNIHHLPVMHRQRPVGVINLSDIIKYESQSSLYLVNSIFNKQSVAELQSLLPDLRATFLRMVNEEASAHMIGSAMSGIGRSLTQRLLELAEQRLGPPPVPYCYMVLGSMARDEQLIVTDQDNALVLDNRFDPRIHDEYFLQLASFVSDGLAACGYSYCKGGIMASNPKWRQPLRVWRSYFSQWIEQPNPETLLNSCIFFDLDSVYGEAGLVENLKDLITQKASGNPLFLASLARNALNRTPPLGFFRTFVMEKDGQQNNIINLKGRGTAPLTDLIRVHALAVGSKAQNSLERLDAIAATKLLTEEAITQLRNALEFLSIVRIRHQAMDLLEGREPDNYIEPEKVSANERHNLKSAFQVLSNAQQFLRFRYPGQLPSRPL